A single window of Desulfuromonas sp. TF DNA harbors:
- a CDS encoding TraB/GumN family protein → MKFILVLLLNLFLVLPALAASPVWEVKSGDSVVYLGGTCHVLRDSDFPLPAGFDLAYRQSSAIVFETDIGELENPVFQQKMMSELFYRDGRSLPDDLSPQAYQALKSYCEQTGLPVSALHPMKPAMVALTLVAYELQKLGFTQAGVDQFFYAKAKEDGKRIEGLETTDEQLGFLAVLGKGMEDELIEQSLAELSRTGAIFEDLIGAWKRGDEKEMSRFLVESTRNEFPEIYQTLFVTRNAKWLPRIEKFLHTPEKELVLVGAGHLVNSEGLIESLRKRGYEVKQLD, encoded by the coding sequence ATGAAATTTATACTCGTTCTCCTCCTTAATCTCTTCCTCGTCCTCCCCGCCCTGGCCGCATCCCCCGTCTGGGAGGTGAAGTCGGGCGACTCTGTCGTCTATCTGGGGGGGACCTGCCACGTCCTGCGCGACAGCGATTTCCCTCTGCCGGCCGGATTCGACCTTGCTTACCGGCAATCGTCGGCGATCGTCTTTGAGACCGATATTGGTGAACTGGAGAATCCGGTATTCCAGCAGAAGATGATGTCCGAGCTGTTCTACCGGGATGGTCGATCGCTCCCCGATGATCTTTCGCCGCAGGCCTATCAGGCGCTGAAGAGCTATTGCGAGCAAACGGGCCTACCCGTGTCGGCTCTGCACCCGATGAAGCCGGCCATGGTTGCCCTGACCCTCGTTGCCTACGAGCTGCAAAAGCTCGGCTTCACACAGGCCGGCGTCGACCAGTTCTTCTACGCCAAGGCGAAGGAAGACGGGAAGAGGATCGAGGGGCTGGAGACGACCGACGAACAGCTCGGCTTTCTTGCCGTGCTGGGTAAGGGGATGGAGGACGAGCTGATCGAGCAGTCCCTCGCCGAACTCAGCCGGACGGGCGCGATCTTCGAGGACCTCATCGGGGCGTGGAAAAGAGGGGACGAGAAGGAAATGAGCCGGTTCCTGGTGGAGTCAACCCGGAATGAATTTCCGGAGATCTACCAGACCCTGTTCGTCACCCGGAATGCGAAATGGCTCCCCCGGATCGAGAAGTTTCTCCACACGCCGGAGAAGGAGCTGGTGCTGGTGGGTGCCGGCCATCTGGTCAATAGTGAGGGCCTGATCGAATCCCTGAGGAAGAGAGGGTATGAGGTGAAACAGCTCGATTAA
- a CDS encoding SDR family oxidoreductase, which yields MISWKRPEPILVVGATGYIGGRLVPRLLENGYRVRALARNPAKLRGRPWAKNPGLEIVRGDVSDPDSLMQASRGCWAAYYLVHSMHPDIDDFARTDRRAASNMVKAAESAGMERIIYLGGLGEEEESLSHHLHSRAEVAHILRQGPVPVTVLRAAMIIGSGSASFEILRYLVEHLPVIVTPLWVHTPCQPIGVRNVLGYLTGCLECPQTVGQTYDIGQEEIVTYRQLMDLYAEEAGLGRRLIIPVPFLTPRLSALWIHLVTPVPPSLARPLAEGLRNRVVCRETRIRQLIPQDLFSCREAIRRALDRQRQQDVESSWSDGGIVPPAEWSIPGDPAWAGGTVYTDSRRLLLDATPEQVWPAIVRIGGKTGWYHANWLWALRGFLDQMVGGVGLLRGRRSGAELYPGDALDFWRVVAVERPHRLLLVAEMKLPGQAVLELAVEERPEGGSELRQTALFLPRGLAGLFYWWSVTPFHNLVFDGMLKGVAKAAGATAIGSPERLPKDK from the coding sequence ATGATTTCATGGAAACGACCGGAACCGATCCTGGTGGTCGGGGCTACCGGTTATATCGGCGGGCGGCTGGTGCCCCGCCTGCTGGAAAATGGTTACCGGGTACGGGCGCTGGCCCGCAATCCGGCGAAACTGAGAGGGCGGCCCTGGGCGAAGAATCCCGGCCTCGAGATCGTCCGCGGCGATGTCAGCGACCCGGATTCCCTGATGCAGGCCTCGCGGGGTTGCTGGGCGGCCTATTATCTCGTTCACTCGATGCATCCGGATATCGATGACTTCGCCCGCACGGACCGTCGTGCGGCCAGCAATATGGTCAAGGCCGCCGAATCGGCAGGGATGGAACGGATCATTTATCTCGGCGGCCTCGGCGAAGAGGAAGAAAGCCTCAGCCATCACCTGCATTCGCGGGCGGAGGTCGCGCACATTCTCCGACAGGGTCCGGTACCGGTTACCGTGCTTCGGGCGGCAATGATTATCGGTTCGGGGAGCGCCTCGTTCGAGATTCTGCGCTACCTGGTGGAGCACTTGCCGGTGATCGTCACACCCCTCTGGGTGCACACCCCCTGTCAGCCCATCGGAGTGCGCAATGTCCTCGGATACCTCACAGGGTGCCTGGAATGTCCGCAGACGGTCGGCCAGACCTACGACATCGGACAGGAAGAGATCGTTACCTACCGGCAGTTGATGGACCTTTATGCGGAGGAGGCGGGGCTGGGGCGACGGCTGATCATCCCGGTGCCGTTCCTCACGCCCCGTCTCAGCGCCCTTTGGATCCATCTGGTGACGCCGGTACCCCCATCCCTGGCACGTCCCCTGGCCGAGGGGCTGCGCAATCGGGTCGTCTGCCGGGAAACCCGCATCCGCCAGCTCATCCCCCAGGATCTTTTCAGCTGCCGCGAGGCAATCCGCCGGGCCCTGGATCGGCAGCGTCAACAGGATGTGGAGAGCTCCTGGAGCGACGGCGGCATCGTCCCTCCGGCCGAGTGGTCCATCCCCGGCGACCCGGCATGGGCCGGAGGAACCGTCTATACCGACTCCCGCCGCCTCCTTCTGGATGCCACTCCGGAGCAGGTCTGGCCGGCCATTGTCCGCATCGGCGGCAAGACCGGCTGGTACCATGCCAACTGGCTCTGGGCACTGCGCGGATTCCTCGATCAGATGGTGGGCGGCGTCGGCCTGCTCCGGGGGCGTCGCAGCGGCGCCGAACTTTACCCCGGAGATGCCCTGGACTTCTGGCGGGTGGTGGCGGTGGAGCGCCCCCACCGGCTGCTCCTGGTTGCGGAGATGAAGCTGCCCGGGCAGGCTGTGCTGGAACTTGCGGTGGAGGAACGGCCCGAAGGGGGGAGCGAACTGCGGCAGACCGCCCTTTTTCTGCCCCGCGGGCTTGCGGGGCTGTTCTACTGGTGGAGCGTCACCCCTTTCCACAATCTCGTTTTCGACGGCATGCTCAAAGGGGTGGCCAAAGCCGCCGGCGCCACGGCCATTGGAAGTCCGGAGCGCCTGCCCAAGGATAAATGA
- a CDS encoding FeoA family protein — protein MPSSLRTLGVNEKARITSIDASGEISRRLRDMGLVPGTEVKVIGRAPLKDPVAVRLRDFTLTLRNNEADCIMIEKMEENK, from the coding sequence ATGCCAAGTTCTTTACGGACGCTGGGAGTGAACGAAAAAGCCCGCATCACATCGATAGATGCCAGCGGGGAAATCAGCCGGCGGCTCCGCGACATGGGTCTGGTTCCCGGAACCGAGGTGAAGGTGATCGGCCGGGCTCCTCTTAAGGACCCGGTCGCCGTGCGCCTGCGTGATTTCACGCTCACCTTGCGTAACAACGAGGCGGACTGCATCATGATCGAGAAAATGGAGGAAAACAAATGA
- the feoB gene encoding ferrous iron transport protein B, with translation MSGTATIALAGNPNSGKTTLFNAITGARQRVGNYPGITVERKEGTVNVEDMKVNIIDLPGCYSLSAYSEEELVARKVLVDERPDIVVDIVDATRLERHLYLAVQFFELGIPVLLSLNMMDEARKQGLRIDRIRLSNLLGCPVVETVARSGTGKKELIEKALAHARERGGKWEPLEISYGPDLDPALAEMVEKIEATDFMTERYPARWIALKYLEADEDVMKAGKAIGGPAEALERCVEKTREHCRKTLNTSPDAIIADYRYGLINSILKQDIIVHEKTQQERIDFSSRLDDVLTNRLLGPAIMIGVLYAMFQITFTVGEIPMGWLETFFGWLGDTATAIIPAGLVQSLVVSGIIDGVGGVLGFVPLIAIMFLMISFLEDSGYMARVAYMLDRVLRIFGLHGCSAMPFIVSGGIMGGCAVPGLMATRTLRSPKEKLATLLTAPFMPCGAKLPVFLLLVAAFFSENEAQVMFSITLFAWAMALLVSKLVRSTIIKGDPTPFVMELPPYRMPTLRGVLTHTWERAWQYIKKAGTVILAVSILLWAAMTFPGLSEEEVAGFEAQRQTIAASVQTEEQQETLLTEIDNLQGQAALRHSLAGRIGTMFEPISQLAGFDWRTNIALVGGFAAKEVIVATFGTAYSLGEVDPEASDSLSRRIASDPTWNKFTALALIVFVLLYAPCFVTVVTMAKESSWRWALFSTCFNTTLGFVIAVGVYQFGTLFLI, from the coding sequence ATGAGCGGCACGGCAACGATCGCCCTGGCGGGAAATCCCAACTCCGGAAAGACGACCCTGTTCAACGCCATCACCGGCGCGCGCCAGCGGGTCGGCAATTATCCCGGCATCACCGTGGAGCGAAAGGAGGGAACGGTCAATGTCGAGGACATGAAAGTCAACATCATCGACCTGCCCGGCTGCTATTCCCTCTCGGCCTATTCGGAGGAGGAACTGGTGGCGCGCAAGGTCCTGGTGGACGAGCGCCCGGACATCGTCGTCGACATCGTCGACGCGACCCGGCTGGAGCGCCACCTCTACCTGGCGGTGCAGTTTTTCGAACTCGGCATCCCCGTCCTCCTCTCTCTCAACATGATGGACGAGGCCAGGAAGCAGGGGCTTCGCATCGACCGCATCCGCCTGTCCAACCTTCTCGGCTGCCCCGTGGTAGAAACCGTCGCCCGCTCAGGCACCGGCAAGAAGGAGCTGATCGAGAAGGCTCTCGCCCACGCCCGGGAAAGGGGAGGCAAATGGGAGCCTCTCGAGATCTCCTACGGCCCCGACCTCGATCCCGCCCTGGCCGAGATGGTCGAGAAGATCGAGGCCACGGACTTCATGACCGAGCGGTACCCGGCCCGCTGGATAGCCCTCAAGTACCTGGAAGCGGACGAGGACGTGATGAAGGCGGGAAAGGCGATCGGCGGCCCCGCCGAGGCGCTCGAGCGGTGCGTCGAGAAAACCCGGGAGCACTGCCGCAAGACCCTCAATACGAGTCCCGATGCGATCATCGCCGACTACCGCTATGGCCTCATCAATTCGATCCTGAAGCAGGACATCATCGTCCACGAAAAGACGCAGCAGGAGCGCATCGATTTCAGTTCCAGACTCGATGACGTGCTGACCAACCGTCTCCTCGGTCCGGCGATCATGATCGGCGTCCTCTACGCCATGTTCCAGATCACCTTTACCGTCGGGGAGATCCCGATGGGGTGGCTGGAGACCTTCTTCGGCTGGCTCGGCGACACGGCTACTGCGATCATTCCCGCAGGGCTCGTGCAGTCGCTGGTGGTCTCGGGAATCATCGACGGCGTCGGCGGCGTCCTGGGATTCGTCCCCCTGATCGCCATCATGTTCCTGATGATCTCCTTCCTCGAGGATTCCGGCTACATGGCACGCGTCGCCTACATGCTCGACCGGGTGCTGCGTATCTTCGGCCTGCACGGCTGCTCGGCCATGCCCTTCATCGTCTCCGGCGGAATCATGGGAGGATGCGCCGTCCCGGGACTGATGGCAACCCGCACCCTGCGCAGTCCCAAGGAGAAGCTGGCGACCCTGCTGACCGCCCCCTTCATGCCCTGCGGCGCCAAGCTGCCCGTCTTCCTCCTGCTGGTGGCGGCGTTCTTCTCCGAGAACGAGGCGCAGGTGATGTTCTCGATCACCCTCTTCGCCTGGGCCATGGCCCTTCTCGTCTCCAAGCTGGTGCGCTCGACCATCATCAAGGGCGATCCCACCCCCTTCGTCATGGAACTGCCCCCCTACCGCATGCCGACCCTCCGGGGCGTGCTGACCCATACCTGGGAGCGGGCCTGGCAGTACATCAAAAAAGCGGGGACGGTGATCCTGGCCGTTTCGATCCTGCTCTGGGCGGCCATGACCTTCCCCGGCCTCTCCGAAGAGGAGGTCGCCGGCTTCGAAGCACAGCGGCAGACAATCGCGGCTTCGGTGCAGACCGAAGAGCAGCAGGAAACGCTGCTGACCGAAATCGACAACCTGCAGGGGCAGGCCGCCCTGCGCCATTCGTTGGCCGGCCGCATCGGGACCATGTTCGAGCCTATCAGCCAGCTGGCCGGATTCGACTGGCGCACCAACATCGCCCTGGTCGGCGGCTTTGCGGCCAAGGAGGTCATCGTTGCGACCTTCGGCACCGCCTATTCCCTGGGAGAAGTCGATCCCGAGGCATCGGATTCCCTGTCCAGGCGGATCGCCTCCGATCCCACCTGGAATAAATTCACCGCCCTCGCCCTGATCGTCTTCGTGCTCCTCTACGCGCCCTGCTTCGTCACCGTGGTGACCATGGCCAAGGAGTCCTCCTGGCGCTGGGCCCTGTTCTCCACCTGCTTCAATACGACCCTCGGCTTCGTCATCGCGGTGGGGGTTTACCAGTTCGGAACTCTGTTCCTGATTTAG
- a CDS encoding peptidylprolyl isomerase yields MNWRERMARATARHILVATEAECLKLKAEIEGGADFAEVAKKHSSCPSGREGGDLGSFGPGQMVREFDQVVFSGELNKVHGPVKTQFGYHLLEITSRTA; encoded by the coding sequence TTGAATTGGAGAGAACGAATGGCTAGAGCAACTGCCCGCCACATCCTGGTAGCGACCGAAGCGGAATGCCTGAAGCTGAAAGCTGAAATTGAAGGGGGAGCCGATTTCGCCGAGGTGGCGAAGAAGCACTCCTCCTGCCCTTCCGGCCGTGAGGGCGGCGATCTCGGCTCCTTCGGGCCGGGGCAAATGGTCCGGGAATTCGATCAGGTGGTCTTTTCCGGCGAACTGAACAAAGTCCATGGCCCGGTCAAGACCCAGTTCGGGTACCACCTCCTGGAAATCACCAGCCGTACCGCGTAA